In Streptomyces violaceusniger Tu 4113, one DNA window encodes the following:
- a CDS encoding type VII secretion protein EccC, producing MTQRVIHRPARATRPLPSASPRTVEPPPNLPEGKIGNAATTMLPMAGVMSSVVMMTVIRNSQFAALGAIVLIFALLGAVALFWSQRGKAQRTRRTQRERYLEYLEELREEFGRLERERRQGARVLNPPPEALYDIVRDPARLWERRRLDEDFLRVRVGVGEVPVQELTVGQHSGSVLTPPDPFMLNEARALLGRFATATDFPLTVPLDRAGDVSIVGDRDGVLRVARALLLQAAVAHAPDDLAVGLTFPTEREEDWSWGKWLPHVLDTDEGDGPVAARRIAAGLPQLAKLLPTELRRRASYAAEVRRGLSDRNALQLTNRLLVISDAYGEAACELPRPDEAVALRDMGVTVLHLLERQVHEPDQVSVRITVDGERIEVEDLRTPEPTRSTGTVDAVTLPGTEGLVRELAPLRLSATSTREGTPVSGPVDFPELLGIDDPATLDLDRLWAPRGERAFLRVPIGLSDRHEPVLLDVKESSELGIGPHGLCVGATGSGKSELLRTLVLALVTTHPPEDLALVLVDYKGGATFAPFDDLPHVAGVITNLENQAGLVERVHTSLAGEVKRRQQVLKDAGNVADIGHYAALRATRRPELEPLPHLFVVIDEFGELLTAKPDFIDLFLSIGRIGRSIGVHLLLSSQRIEGGKLKGLDTYLSYRLGLRTFSADESRTVLDTTDAFHLPPLPGFGYLKVDTSTYERFKAGYVSGGYRGPSLRKPQDDEPLALPYPSFNTHQAPEHAAAPEPESTKRDTGPTVLSVMVDQMRGAAEPVRRIWLPPLPDTITLDTAAGPVQASDRGLHLTSRPDPMRVPLGVLDDPARQWQAPWLLDLTVAGGHAAIIGGPQTGKTTLLRTLALSLSLTHTPREVALYGLDLAGGGLSALTDLPHVGGIAGRADHERATRAVAEVRAMLNEREQLFREHGIDSIAQLRSLRAQGRLSGLSSTDIVLLIDGFGALRDEFADLEDAVTDLLKRGSGYGIHVVAGMLRWNDVRIATQSMFGTRVELRLNDPADSSIDRKLSETLSPDTPGRVLTDAKLFAQVALPRIDAHPATGDLVAALEEAARTVRATWHGELAAPVRVLPTHLPSTKLPSPTAEPSRIPIGLDQDALAPVHLDLFAHDQHLLILGDNECGKTNLLRLITRQLTDRYSDEELVFAVFDPRRGLRGVIPEPYRGGYAHNATLSAALTTGIAKELDKRLPDETVDHDALADEPFFNGPRIVILVDDYDILTTAGQQPLAGFLPYVPSAQDIGLHFVIARRTAGSSRALYEPLLTTLRETGTAALVMTGDRTEGQLFPGLYASAQPPGRGTLVRRGRPHQLIQTALAPEAIPATTPDDAT from the coding sequence ATGACCCAGCGTGTGATCCACCGGCCCGCCCGCGCCACCCGGCCGCTCCCCTCCGCCTCCCCGCGCACCGTAGAGCCACCGCCCAACCTCCCCGAAGGCAAGATCGGCAATGCGGCGACCACGATGCTGCCGATGGCCGGCGTCATGAGCTCGGTCGTGATGATGACCGTGATCCGCAACAGCCAGTTCGCCGCACTCGGTGCCATCGTCTTGATCTTCGCCCTGCTGGGGGCCGTTGCCCTCTTCTGGTCCCAGCGCGGCAAGGCCCAGCGCACACGCCGCACGCAACGGGAACGGTACCTGGAGTACCTGGAAGAGCTCCGCGAGGAGTTCGGGCGACTGGAACGGGAGCGCCGTCAGGGCGCGCGGGTGCTGAACCCGCCGCCAGAGGCGCTGTACGACATCGTGCGGGATCCGGCGCGGCTGTGGGAGCGTCGCCGGCTGGACGAGGATTTCCTCCGGGTGCGGGTGGGCGTCGGCGAGGTTCCGGTGCAGGAGCTGACGGTGGGGCAGCACTCGGGCAGCGTTCTGACCCCGCCGGACCCGTTCATGCTGAACGAGGCCCGTGCGCTGCTGGGCCGCTTCGCCACCGCAACCGACTTTCCGCTCACGGTGCCGCTGGACCGGGCGGGCGATGTGTCGATCGTCGGCGACCGTGACGGCGTACTGCGCGTCGCCCGAGCGCTACTGCTCCAGGCTGCCGTGGCCCACGCACCGGACGACCTCGCCGTGGGTCTCACATTCCCCACGGAGCGGGAGGAGGACTGGTCCTGGGGCAAATGGCTGCCGCACGTGCTGGACACGGACGAGGGCGACGGGCCGGTGGCCGCCCGCCGTATCGCGGCCGGCCTGCCGCAGCTGGCGAAGTTGCTGCCCACGGAGTTGCGGCGCCGTGCCTCGTACGCCGCCGAGGTACGGCGCGGTCTGTCCGACCGGAACGCGCTGCAACTCACCAACCGACTCCTCGTGATCAGCGACGCATACGGGGAGGCGGCCTGTGAGCTGCCGCGCCCGGACGAGGCCGTCGCCCTGCGCGACATGGGCGTCACCGTGCTGCACCTACTGGAGCGGCAAGTCCACGAGCCGGACCAGGTGAGCGTGCGCATCACCGTCGACGGAGAGCGGATCGAGGTCGAAGACCTGCGCACGCCGGAACCTACACGTTCCACAGGCACCGTGGACGCCGTCACGCTCCCGGGTACGGAAGGCCTGGTGCGTGAGCTCGCCCCGCTGAGGCTGTCGGCCACATCCACACGCGAGGGCACCCCCGTGTCCGGGCCAGTGGACTTCCCCGAACTGCTCGGCATCGACGACCCGGCCACCCTGGACCTGGACCGGCTGTGGGCGCCACGAGGCGAGCGGGCCTTCCTGCGCGTGCCGATCGGGCTCAGCGACCGCCACGAGCCCGTGCTCCTCGATGTGAAGGAGTCCTCGGAGCTGGGCATTGGGCCGCACGGGCTGTGTGTGGGGGCCACCGGCTCCGGCAAGAGCGAGCTGCTGCGCACCCTCGTACTCGCCCTCGTCACCACCCACCCGCCCGAGGACCTGGCGCTGGTGCTGGTGGACTACAAGGGCGGCGCGACCTTCGCCCCGTTCGACGATCTGCCGCACGTCGCCGGTGTGATCACGAACCTGGAGAACCAGGCCGGGCTGGTCGAGCGGGTGCACACGAGCCTGGCCGGAGAGGTCAAGCGCCGCCAACAGGTACTCAAAGACGCTGGGAACGTCGCCGACATCGGCCACTACGCGGCGCTGCGCGCGACGCGACGGCCGGAGCTGGAGCCGCTTCCGCATCTGTTCGTGGTCATCGACGAGTTCGGCGAACTGCTCACCGCCAAGCCCGACTTCATCGACCTGTTCCTGTCGATCGGCCGCATCGGCCGGTCGATCGGGGTGCACCTGCTGCTGTCCAGCCAACGCATCGAAGGTGGCAAGCTCAAGGGCCTGGACACCTATCTGTCCTACCGCCTGGGCCTGCGCACCTTCTCCGCCGACGAGAGCCGCACGGTCCTCGACACCACCGACGCATTCCACCTCCCGCCGCTCCCGGGCTTCGGCTACCTCAAGGTCGACACCTCCACCTACGAACGCTTCAAAGCGGGCTACGTCTCCGGCGGCTACCGCGGCCCATCCCTGCGCAAGCCCCAGGACGACGAACCCCTCGCCCTGCCGTACCCGTCCTTCAACACCCATCAAGCCCCGGAGCACGCGGCCGCTCCCGAGCCCGAGAGCACCAAACGGGACACCGGGCCCACCGTGCTGTCGGTGATGGTCGACCAGATGCGCGGAGCAGCGGAGCCGGTACGCCGCATCTGGCTGCCGCCACTGCCGGACACCATCACACTCGACACCGCGGCCGGACCAGTCCAGGCATCGGACCGCGGCCTCCACCTCACCAGCCGCCCAGACCCCATGCGGGTGCCGCTCGGTGTCCTCGACGACCCGGCCAGGCAGTGGCAGGCCCCATGGCTACTGGACCTGACCGTCGCGGGCGGGCACGCGGCCATCATCGGTGGCCCGCAGACTGGAAAAACCACCCTGCTGCGCACCCTCGCCCTGTCCCTCTCCCTGACCCACACCCCCCGCGAGGTCGCCCTCTACGGACTGGACCTGGCCGGCGGAGGGCTCAGCGCCCTCACCGACCTGCCGCACGTGGGCGGCATAGCCGGGCGCGCCGACCATGAACGGGCCACCCGCGCCGTCGCCGAAGTCCGCGCCATGCTGAACGAGCGCGAACAGCTCTTCCGCGAACACGGCATCGACTCCATCGCCCAACTCCGGTCCCTGCGCGCCCAGGGTCGACTATCCGGACTCTCCTCCACCGACATCGTGCTGCTCATCGACGGCTTCGGCGCGCTGCGCGACGAATTCGCCGACCTCGAGGACGCCGTCACCGACCTGCTCAAGCGCGGCAGCGGCTACGGCATCCACGTGGTGGCCGGGATGCTGCGCTGGAACGACGTACGCATCGCCACCCAATCGATGTTCGGCACCCGCGTCGAACTGCGGCTGAACGACCCCGCCGACTCCAGCATCGACCGCAAACTCTCCGAAACCCTCAGCCCCGACACCCCGGGACGAGTCCTGACCGACGCCAAACTCTTCGCCCAGGTCGCCCTGCCCCGCATCGACGCCCACCCGGCAACGGGCGACCTCGTCGCCGCCCTCGAAGAGGCCGCACGCACGGTCCGCGCCACCTGGCACGGCGAACTCGCTGCCCCCGTACGCGTCCTGCCCACCCACCTGCCCTCCACGAAACTCCCCTCGCCCACCGCCGAGCCATCACGGATCCCCATCGGCCTCGACCAGGACGCCCTCGCCCCCGTACACCTGGACCTCTTCGCACACGACCAGCACCTGCTGATCCTCGGCGACAACGAATGCGGCAAGACCAACCTCCTGCGGCTCATCACCCGACAGCTCACCGACCGCTACTCGGACGAGGAACTCGTCTTCGCCGTCTTCGACCCCCGCCGGGGCCTGCGCGGAGTCATCCCCGAGCCCTACCGAGGCGGCTACGCCCACAACGCCACCCTCTCCGCAGCCCTCACCACGGGCATCGCCAAGGAACTCGATAAGCGCCTCCCGGACGAAACGGTCGACCACGACGCACTCGCCGACGAACCCTTCTTCAACGGCCCACGCATCGTCATCCTCGTCGACGACTACGACATCCTCACCACCGCAGGCCAACAACCCCTGGCCGGCTTCCTGCCCTACGTCCCCTCCGCCCAGGACATCGGCCTGCACTTCGTCATCGCCCGCCGCACCGCCGGATCATCCCGAGCCCTGTACGAGCCGCTGCTGACCACTCTGCGCGAAACCGGGACCGCCGCCCTCGTCATGACCGGCGACCGCACCGAGGGCCAGCTCTTCCCCGGCCTCTACGCCTCGGCCCAGCCACCCGGCCGCGGCACCCTCGTCCGCCGCGGCCGCCCCCACCAGCTCATCCAGACCGCCCTCGCCCCCGAGGCCATCCCCGCCACCACCCCGGACGACGCCACGTGA
- a CDS encoding DUF6177 family protein encodes MTKDVIALTPTMPDVPTLLAGLYAGGPDLRVRTAADGAVVQLCTPDGSTLVSIETPILIHTPGEPARLLGTGTTTPDSPVWWTEARATTAIPEAGQLAGSFAGRLATVLNGTTWPPEAATTEVIPLTTDNTATPANTTPHPAIDVLTDTTALVLQDRPVIPMTSWLSDALRTAITSDRALHIVTPNTARLTLPTRNALGGHPHRWVVQDPHDGYYDGLSGAVLRWQNGTFTPVSTTSRTTPVAQAFTNTTDTGDRQLILALRTHHPADEQLILGRALETTWHHLTGTPPAGWSTAEPVNLPWSPRQLTDLARRRAPQPTWLIAIGHPDRPALATIRIARTPAGVEEDITLSLGYGEYEPPPLEAIPSLAEALTTGNHGLTSMLTSLRHAPRDLAIPPHITPPPTPIALTLGPDTVHDIGTHHAQHPPLSLTPTQLGPASRPALHYALGDATDDQTWTTLKHLTQHLRTGA; translated from the coding sequence GTGACCAAGGACGTCATCGCCCTCACCCCCACCATGCCCGACGTGCCCACCCTGCTGGCCGGGCTCTACGCGGGCGGCCCCGACCTGCGCGTACGCACCGCCGCCGACGGCGCCGTCGTCCAACTCTGCACCCCGGACGGAAGCACCCTCGTCTCCATCGAAACCCCCATCCTCATCCACACCCCCGGCGAACCAGCCCGCCTCCTCGGCACAGGAACCACCACCCCGGACAGCCCCGTCTGGTGGACCGAAGCACGCGCCACCACCGCCATACCCGAGGCCGGACAACTCGCAGGCTCCTTCGCCGGACGCCTCGCCACGGTGCTGAATGGCACCACCTGGCCACCGGAAGCGGCAACCACCGAGGTCATCCCCCTCACCACCGACAACACAGCAACCCCAGCCAACACCACCCCCCACCCAGCCATAGACGTCCTCACCGACACCACAGCGCTCGTCCTCCAGGACCGACCAGTCATCCCCATGACCAGCTGGCTCTCCGACGCCCTGCGCACCGCCATCACCAGCGACCGCGCCCTCCACATCGTCACCCCCAACACCGCCCGCCTCACCCTCCCCACCCGCAACGCCCTGGGGGGACACCCCCACCGCTGGGTCGTCCAAGACCCACACGACGGCTACTACGACGGCCTCTCCGGCGCCGTGCTGCGCTGGCAGAACGGCACCTTCACCCCGGTCAGCACCACATCCCGCACCACGCCCGTCGCACAAGCCTTCACCAACACCACGGACACCGGCGACCGCCAACTCATCCTCGCCCTCCGCACCCACCACCCCGCAGACGAACAACTCATCCTCGGCCGCGCCCTCGAAACCACCTGGCACCACCTCACCGGCACCCCACCCGCCGGATGGAGCACCGCGGAGCCCGTCAACCTGCCCTGGTCCCCCCGCCAACTGACCGACCTCGCCCGCAGGCGCGCGCCCCAGCCCACCTGGCTGATCGCCATCGGGCACCCCGACCGCCCCGCACTCGCCACCATCCGCATCGCCCGCACCCCCGCCGGAGTCGAAGAGGACATCACCCTCTCCCTCGGCTACGGCGAATACGAACCCCCGCCATTGGAAGCGATCCCCAGCCTCGCCGAGGCCCTCACCACTGGGAACCACGGCCTGACCTCGATGCTCACCTCACTGCGCCACGCCCCACGCGACCTCGCCATCCCCCCACACATCACGCCACCCCCCACCCCCATTGCCCTCACCCTCGGCCCCGACACCGTCCACGACATCGGCACCCACCACGCCCAGCACCCACCCCTCAGCCTCACCCCCACCCAACTCGGCCCCGCCTCCCGCCCCGCCCTCCACTACGCCCTTGGCGACGCCACCGACGACCAAACCTGGACCACCCTCAAACACCTCACCCAGCACCTGCGCACGGGAGCCTGA
- a CDS encoding HNH endonuclease, which yields MAGYTGDIGQATVPKQRARQLWKQTSVRRHIHPVLKGVLAEMAPGLERCMYCGDSQGTDIDHFEPVRVNPLRTFDWNNHLLACSLCNSHLKRDLFPLAADGTPLLVDPSSEDPAPHLHLSLAAGAYIDLTDRGAATIKVFGLNREILVRGRRNAYRITPLLLNDWRAAFDTGDKEDAAACASTIWEQPTADVVHAMFHQAVAPGAEDIFTDESQTLALLRDPVIRAALLSTG from the coding sequence ATGGCCGGCTACACCGGTGACATCGGGCAGGCGACCGTACCCAAGCAGCGAGCCAGGCAGTTATGGAAGCAGACGTCCGTCCGCAGGCACATACACCCCGTGCTGAAAGGCGTCCTCGCGGAGATGGCGCCGGGACTGGAGCGGTGCATGTACTGCGGGGACAGCCAGGGCACGGACATCGACCACTTCGAGCCCGTCCGGGTCAATCCGTTACGGACCTTCGACTGGAACAACCACCTGCTGGCGTGCTCCCTTTGCAACAGCCACCTCAAACGTGACCTCTTCCCCCTCGCCGCCGACGGCACCCCCCTGCTCGTCGACCCGAGCAGCGAGGATCCCGCTCCGCATCTGCACCTCTCGCTCGCTGCCGGCGCATACATCGACCTCACCGACAGGGGCGCCGCGACGATCAAGGTCTTCGGTCTCAACCGGGAAATCCTCGTCCGGGGACGGCGCAACGCCTACCGGATCACCCCACTCCTACTGAACGATTGGCGCGCCGCCTTCGACACCGGCGATAAGGAGGATGCGGCGGCATGCGCGTCCACCATCTGGGAGCAGCCGACCGCCGATGTCGTCCACGCCATGTTCCACCAGGCGGTCGCCCCCGGCGCCGAAGATATCTTCACCGACGAGTCCCAAACTCTCGCGCTGTTACGCGATCCCGTGATCCGTGCCGCACTGCTGAGTACGGGTTGA
- a CDS encoding AAA family ATPase, whose product MYLKNLRLRNIRSFHGARDVDLDLTRPDGSYAGWTVLAGRNGSGKTTLLRAVALTISGPAVARSLVPGFDTWVSRDETVAKAEVCLVHDPEQDQFTTGRRPVRPIWAGLRWTAAEQTSLSGKPGSSRAGQPALNAIGYQKERPVAQRGPWADNPVGWFCAGYGPFRRLAGGSSDIQRLMSSSGAVARLTSLFHEDASLAEGVSWLIEQHLRAFEDKDGARDLKAAALAILGDDLLPDDYRIDNVDSEGLWVVNRNHRFPLREMSDGYRTVAALVVDILKQIHDAYGELVLDTTGGTPNVASSGVVIIDEIDAHLHVSWQKRIGGWLKAHFPNIQFIVTTHSPYICQAADPGGLIRLPGPDEDSPVEVVPQHLYDRIIFGSGDDAVLSDLFGLDTPYSDQAEQKREELLALELDVVRGRASEEEKDRYRHLKRKLASSPATRVDEIAARLHSRHPRHDS is encoded by the coding sequence ATGTACCTGAAGAACCTTCGCCTACGGAACATCAGGTCGTTCCACGGTGCACGCGACGTCGACCTGGACCTGACCAGGCCCGACGGCTCATACGCCGGCTGGACGGTCCTGGCGGGCCGTAACGGCTCGGGGAAGACGACCCTGCTGCGCGCGGTCGCCTTGACGATCAGCGGACCTGCCGTGGCCCGCAGTCTCGTCCCCGGGTTCGACACCTGGGTCTCGCGGGACGAGACGGTGGCGAAGGCCGAAGTGTGCCTGGTCCATGACCCGGAGCAGGACCAGTTCACCACGGGGCGGCGTCCGGTCCGGCCGATCTGGGCCGGGCTGCGCTGGACCGCGGCGGAGCAGACGTCTCTCTCGGGCAAGCCGGGTTCCAGCAGGGCCGGACAGCCGGCGCTGAACGCCATCGGCTACCAGAAGGAACGCCCCGTCGCCCAGCGCGGCCCCTGGGCGGACAATCCGGTGGGATGGTTCTGCGCGGGGTACGGTCCCTTCCGCAGGCTCGCCGGGGGCTCGAGCGACATCCAGCGGCTGATGTCCAGCTCGGGCGCGGTCGCCCGACTGACGAGCCTCTTCCACGAGGACGCGTCGCTGGCGGAAGGCGTGAGCTGGCTCATCGAGCAGCACCTGCGCGCGTTCGAGGACAAGGACGGCGCCCGGGACCTCAAGGCGGCCGCCCTGGCCATCCTGGGCGACGACCTGCTGCCCGACGACTACCGGATCGATAACGTCGACTCAGAGGGCCTGTGGGTCGTCAACCGCAACCACCGATTCCCGCTGCGGGAGATGAGCGACGGCTACCGCACGGTGGCGGCCTTGGTCGTGGACATCCTCAAGCAGATCCATGACGCCTACGGCGAACTCGTCCTGGACACGACGGGCGGCACGCCGAACGTCGCGAGTTCCGGGGTCGTCATCATCGACGAGATCGACGCCCATCTGCACGTGTCCTGGCAGAAGCGCATCGGTGGCTGGCTGAAGGCGCACTTCCCGAACATCCAGTTCATCGTCACCACGCACAGCCCCTACATCTGCCAGGCGGCGGACCCCGGCGGCCTGATCCGGCTGCCGGGCCCGGACGAGGACAGCCCTGTCGAGGTCGTGCCCCAGCACCTCTACGACCGCATCATCTTCGGCAGCGGTGACGACGCCGTACTCTCGGACCTGTTCGGGCTCGACACCCCCTACTCGGACCAGGCCGAACAGAAGCGGGAGGAACTCCTCGCCCTGGAACTGGACGTCGTGCGAGGCCGGGCCAGCGAAGAGGAAAAGGACCGGTACCGCCATCTGAAACGCAAGCTGGCCAGTTCACCAGCCACCCGCGTCGACGAAATCGCGGCCCGGCTCCACTCCCGTCACCCACGGCACGATTCATGA
- a CDS encoding UvrD-helicase domain-containing protein: MSKAQVVMADVFGKYYDKLDGSVQAQVLQFIMKMQRDPDANGLNLKPPKGAEDKRVRTARINDNFRAVLMHYADRIYYLVAVLPHDDAYTLASHIIFDINKVTGGVELINLASLHGTLSGQPAQAPATEEPSVFAHVSDADFDRLGVHPSVVPALREIRSIDAILGFVEHLPKLARDVILCLADGMTVEDVWEHVSSVAATSDTIDPDDYEAANERPATKESFVVTGDVAEFGRIMSEPLSAWRIFLHPAQRALAERKTPNKGSVRVTGGPGTGKTVVALHRVKALAERLPPGQAILLTTYTTTLAELLRSLLEDLGGTQLTAKVDVRNIDKVAYGIAKEVFGAKTPKSLGDDEIRRRWEDLAEEQQPHRWDARFLEAEWKQVVLAQDVRSRDEYLVASRAGRGRRLNRPERAQVWGLIEAFEHRLDAAGEVGVTQLAAQAARIASGWSDETRPYRHIVVDEAQDLHAAHWKLLRALVPVGEDDLFIVGDAHQRIYDNRTALSAHGINVRGRRSRRLTLNYRTTRQILGTSLSLLGDATFDDLDDAAEDLGGYRSVLGGAKPELTEYPSTAAELTGLAGRVEEWLGEGLKEDEIVVTARTNKLADAAVEALHNAGIKAVRVKPRQTPAIGSGVHVMTMHRIKGLEYRAVAIIGVGADHVPQPGAVTPVSEDRTQHDRDLQRERSLLFVAATRAREQLSITWAGPRSPFLEGSH; the protein is encoded by the coding sequence ATGTCCAAGGCCCAGGTCGTCATGGCGGACGTCTTCGGCAAGTACTACGACAAGCTCGACGGGTCGGTCCAGGCACAGGTCCTGCAGTTCATCATGAAGATGCAGCGCGATCCCGACGCCAACGGACTCAACCTCAAGCCGCCGAAGGGCGCCGAGGACAAGCGGGTGCGCACCGCCAGGATCAACGACAACTTCCGCGCGGTGCTGATGCACTACGCCGACCGCATCTATTACCTGGTCGCGGTGCTGCCGCACGACGACGCCTACACCCTCGCGTCCCACATCATCTTCGACATCAACAAGGTCACCGGCGGCGTCGAGCTGATCAACCTCGCCAGCCTCCACGGCACCCTGAGTGGGCAGCCCGCCCAGGCACCCGCCACCGAGGAGCCGTCCGTCTTCGCCCACGTCTCGGACGCCGACTTCGACCGGCTCGGCGTGCACCCCTCGGTCGTACCGGCGTTGCGGGAGATCCGCAGCATCGACGCGATACTCGGCTTCGTGGAGCACCTGCCCAAGCTCGCCAGGGACGTGATCCTCTGCCTCGCCGACGGCATGACCGTCGAGGACGTCTGGGAGCACGTCAGTTCGGTCGCCGCGACCAGTGACACCATCGACCCGGACGACTACGAGGCCGCCAACGAGCGCCCCGCGACCAAGGAGTCCTTCGTCGTCACCGGCGACGTCGCCGAATTCGGCCGGATCATGTCCGAGCCGCTGTCGGCCTGGCGGATCTTCCTGCACCCGGCCCAGCGCGCCCTGGCCGAGCGCAAGACCCCCAACAAGGGCTCGGTACGGGTCACCGGCGGCCCCGGCACGGGCAAGACCGTCGTCGCCCTGCACCGGGTCAAGGCCCTGGCCGAACGGCTGCCGCCCGGCCAGGCGATCCTGCTCACCACCTACACCACCACGCTCGCCGAACTGCTGCGCTCGCTGCTGGAGGACCTCGGCGGCACCCAGCTCACCGCGAAGGTGGACGTCCGCAACATCGACAAGGTCGCCTACGGCATCGCCAAGGAGGTCTTCGGCGCGAAGACCCCCAAATCCCTCGGTGACGACGAGATCCGCAGGCGCTGGGAGGACCTGGCCGAGGAGCAGCAGCCGCACCGCTGGGACGCGCGTTTCCTGGAGGCCGAGTGGAAGCAGGTCGTGCTCGCCCAGGACGTGCGCAGCCGCGACGAGTACCTCGTCGCCAGCCGGGCCGGTCGCGGCCGACGCCTCAACCGCCCGGAACGGGCGCAGGTGTGGGGACTGATCGAGGCCTTCGAGCACCGGCTGGACGCGGCCGGTGAGGTCGGAGTCACCCAACTCGCCGCGCAGGCCGCCCGGATCGCCTCGGGCTGGAGCGACGAGACCCGCCCGTACCGGCACATCGTCGTGGACGAGGCCCAGGACCTGCACGCCGCGCACTGGAAGCTGCTGCGGGCGCTCGTCCCGGTCGGCGAGGACGACCTTTTCATCGTCGGCGACGCCCACCAGCGGATCTACGACAACCGGACCGCGCTGAGCGCCCACGGCATCAATGTGCGGGGGCGGCGCTCCAGGCGGCTGACCCTGAACTACCGCACGACCCGTCAGATCCTCGGAACGTCGCTGAGTCTGCTGGGGGACGCGACTTTCGACGACCTCGATGACGCGGCCGAGGACCTGGGGGGCTACCGGTCCGTTCTCGGTGGGGCGAAGCCCGAGTTGACCGAATACCCCAGCACGGCCGCCGAACTCACCGGCCTGGCCGGACGGGTCGAGGAGTGGCTGGGCGAAGGGCTGAAGGAGGACGAGATCGTCGTCACCGCCCGGACCAACAAGCTCGCGGACGCGGCGGTGGAGGCGTTGCACAACGCGGGGATCAAGGCCGTCAGGGTGAAACCGCGGCAGACTCCGGCGATCGGTTCCGGGGTGCACGTGATGACGATGCACCGGATCAAGGGCCTGGAGTACCGGGCGGTAGCAATCATCGGGGTGGGCGCGGATCACGTGCCGCAGCCCGGCGCCGTCACGCCGGTCTCCGAGGACCGTACCCAGCACGACCGTGACCTGCAGCGCGAGCGCTCGCTGCTGTTCGTCGCGGCCACCAGAGCCCGCGAACAGCTCTCCATCACCTGGGCCGGACCGCGCAGCCCATTTCTGGAGGGCAGCCACTGA